Proteins encoded in a region of the Balneola sp. genome:
- a CDS encoding DNA-binding response regulator, producing MEPIRCAIVDDEQPARELLKNFSKRVEGLSVIGTFKSPLAVFPLINSNEIDLLFLDIQMPDIKGTDFLKSIKNGPKVIFTTAYPDYALEGYDLNVTDYLLKPFSFERFLQAIEKVHRLIFPRVESVTNSKNHLSISSNHRIYRLKFSDILLIEGLKEYVSFYTKQGQRIISLQSLKALEKELPSNAFLRTHRSYIVQIDAIRFLEGNIIHLEDREIPIGVSYKQQVLEALK from the coding sequence ATGGAACCCATTAGATGTGCAATTGTAGATGATGAGCAACCAGCTAGGGAGCTCCTAAAAAACTTTTCTAAAAGGGTAGAAGGGCTATCTGTGATTGGTACTTTTAAAAGTCCACTGGCAGTATTCCCGTTGATAAACAGTAATGAAATAGACCTGCTGTTTCTTGATATCCAGATGCCAGATATAAAAGGAACTGATTTTCTAAAATCAATCAAAAACGGACCCAAGGTCATCTTTACAACCGCTTATCCTGATTACGCCTTAGAAGGATACGATCTAAATGTGACCGATTATTTATTGAAACCCTTTAGCTTTGAACGTTTCCTGCAGGCCATTGAAAAAGTCCATAGACTTATTTTTCCCAGAGTCGAATCCGTCACAAATTCAAAAAATCATCTTTCCATTTCTTCTAATCATCGAATATATAGACTAAAATTCTCTGATATACTTTTAATAGAGGGACTGAAGGAATATGTCTCGTTCTACACCAAGCAAGGGCAACGCATTATCTCTTTACAAAGTCTCAAGGCACTAGAGAAAGAACTCCCTTCCAATGCTTTTCTGCGTACTCATAGATCATATATCGTTCAAATTGACGCCATTCGATTTTTAGAAGGCAATATTATTCACCTTGAAGATAGAGAAATCCCGATTGGAGTAAGTTATAAACAACAAGTACTGGAAGCTCTGAAATAG
- a CDS encoding aromatic amino acid lyase, with product MANSPYKNDSVNRETFSFMLDGKSLQVEDVFRFLAAESCEVKLEPEAAGNVKASNDQVRKWLAEGRPIYGLTRGLGPLKDKVLVSEEQIDFQMRILESHATGIGQPFCDQISRIALLLRANVASSGSFGIRIDLIQRYLDLLNAGVIPIMPWEGSLGSGDLQPMAALGLVMAGSPHGVAKYNGDIGSAPDILARAGVDPLFTLEIEEALSIISGSTVLAAGAVYSLYRIKHLLYVMEACFALTMEALRGEIGALDYRIHESRDIPGQIISAHTARTLLKGSEWTTDEGRARLGEVNPRIQDAVSLRSTPHIYGSLRETYSFVSDAMNREINAASMNPLVFRNIEQPDCFDVVMGGNYDGSHMAHLLDYLNIVLTDVAGLSESRSARLISPQASYGLPANLAGGQPGLNSGMVQVQSLQLSIIGQMRQQATPASIHSLSGKSMQEDHNSMGNSSLYDLQLNLDMCEQVLAIELMLAAQAIDLIRDRMHPMKMSPKTEAIHTLIRSHIEMVMEDRFLREDIEALIDLVRGQELAALVENLLEE from the coding sequence ATGGCGAATTCACCTTATAAAAACGACTCGGTCAATCGCGAGACCTTCTCTTTCATGTTAGATGGAAAGTCGCTTCAGGTAGAGGACGTTTTCCGTTTTTTAGCGGCTGAATCTTGCGAGGTTAAACTTGAACCTGAAGCAGCGGGGAATGTTAAGGCCTCTAACGATCAGGTTCGAAAATGGTTAGCAGAAGGGCGACCTATTTACGGATTGACAAGAGGATTGGGTCCCTTAAAAGACAAGGTATTAGTGAGTGAAGAACAGATCGACTTTCAAATGAGGATACTGGAATCTCATGCGACGGGCATAGGTCAACCCTTTTGCGATCAGATTTCTCGAATTGCCCTGCTACTTAGGGCCAATGTTGCTAGCAGTGGTTCGTTTGGTATCCGTATAGATTTGATCCAACGTTACTTGGATTTGTTGAATGCTGGTGTGATTCCCATTATGCCATGGGAGGGATCTCTGGGTAGTGGTGACCTGCAACCAATGGCCGCACTCGGACTAGTAATGGCAGGTAGTCCGCATGGTGTGGCCAAATACAACGGCGATATTGGTTCCGCGCCAGACATACTCGCGAGAGCAGGAGTTGATCCATTATTTACTTTGGAGATAGAGGAGGCCCTTTCGATTATTAGCGGTAGCACCGTATTAGCAGCGGGTGCGGTTTATTCGCTTTACCGGATAAAACATCTTCTTTATGTGATGGAGGCTTGTTTCGCCCTGACCATGGAGGCTCTCCGCGGTGAAATAGGTGCATTAGACTACCGTATTCATGAATCGCGTGATATACCTGGTCAGATTATTTCGGCACATACAGCACGCACTCTTCTAAAAGGTAGCGAGTGGACAACAGATGAAGGACGTGCACGTCTTGGTGAAGTTAACCCACGTATACAGGATGCAGTTAGCCTCCGCTCAACACCGCATATTTATGGGTCGTTACGGGAGACCTATAGCTTCGTGTCCGATGCGATGAACCGAGAGATCAATGCCGCGTCTATGAATCCACTTGTCTTTCGGAATATAGAGCAACCAGATTGCTTTGATGTTGTAATGGGTGGAAATTACGATGGTTCTCATATGGCGCACCTTTTAGATTACCTCAATATTGTCCTTACTGATGTAGCTGGTCTTTCTGAGTCACGTTCCGCACGACTGATTTCACCTCAAGCTAGCTATGGACTCCCCGCCAACCTGGCCGGCGGTCAGCCTGGGCTCAACTCTGGTATGGTACAAGTTCAGTCTCTCCAACTCTCTATTATTGGGCAAATGCGTCAGCAAGCTACGCCAGCAAGCATCCATTCCCTATCAGGAAAAAGCATGCAAGAAGACCACAATAGCATGGGTAATAGTTCTTTGTATGATTTGCAGTTAAACCTGGATATGTGCGAGCAAGTATTGGCCATTGAGTTAATGCTTGCTGCACAAGCCATTGACCTTATTCGAGATCGTATGCACCCGATGAAAATGTCACCGAAAACTGAGGCAATACACACCTTGATTCGCAGTCATATTGAGATGGTTATGGAAGATCGTTTTCTTCGGGAAGACATCGAAGCATTGATTGACCTGGTTCGCGGTCAGGAGTTAGCGGCTTTAGTTGAAAATTTGCTAGAAGAGTGA
- a CDS encoding phenazine antibiotic biosynthesis protein — protein sequence MITEILDQRIGSEVKEKDFIAAAMSWHFNPNTGSPYWVERSKILGFDPQKEIKTFADLQKFPNVVDEMRKVPVQNLIPVGYGPKPPVFGVFDSGGTTGIPKRVVVLEDWVNLQLSWQDEKVAAHGILPGKNICYVGPSGPHMFGAYTAERARRTRGLNFPIDLDPRWVKRSLEAGHKEEVERYVRHLVEQASTILETQDIGLLITTPPLLERMAREDKLVDLINEKVTGIQWGGAHMDADTRELYRNKVFPEVSLVGNYGSAMMLGGVIERPEKRNDDLCVFDPLSPFVTFKVVHPDTHEEVPYGERGQLLMHHISRNMFLPNNLERDMGTRVEALSGHLGDAVADVYPVQTFEGKTVIEGVY from the coding sequence ATGATCACTGAAATTTTAGATCAACGAATTGGATCTGAAGTTAAAGAAAAAGACTTCATCGCAGCTGCAATGAGCTGGCATTTCAATCCGAATACTGGCTCACCCTATTGGGTTGAAAGAAGTAAAATATTGGGTTTTGACCCTCAGAAAGAAATAAAGACCTTCGCAGATCTACAGAAGTTTCCAAATGTAGTAGATGAGATGCGAAAAGTACCGGTTCAAAACCTTATCCCTGTGGGCTATGGCCCGAAACCCCCTGTTTTCGGTGTATTTGACTCCGGTGGTACTACCGGAATCCCTAAGCGCGTCGTAGTTCTCGAAGATTGGGTGAACCTTCAACTTAGTTGGCAAGATGAAAAGGTCGCGGCTCATGGAATTCTACCAGGCAAAAATATTTGTTACGTCGGTCCTTCGGGGCCTCATATGTTTGGTGCTTATACTGCGGAAAGGGCACGGAGAACCCGAGGCTTGAATTTCCCAATAGATCTGGATCCCCGTTGGGTGAAACGTAGCTTAGAAGCTGGACACAAGGAAGAGGTTGAGCGGTATGTTCGTCACCTTGTTGAGCAAGCAAGTACTATTTTAGAGACTCAGGATATAGGGCTCCTAATCACAACACCACCTTTACTTGAGCGCATGGCTCGCGAAGATAAACTGGTTGATTTAATAAATGAAAAAGTAACCGGTATTCAATGGGGTGGTGCGCACATGGATGCCGATACACGCGAGCTTTACCGTAATAAGGTTTTTCCAGAGGTCTCCCTGGTTGGTAACTATGGCAGTGCTATGATGCTTGGCGGAGTGATCGAGCGACCCGAGAAGCGTAATGACGACCTTTGTGTATTCGATCCTCTCTCTCCCTTCGTAACCTTCAAGGTTGTTCATCCTGATACTCACGAAGAAGTACCCTATGGCGAACGAGGTCAGTTGTTAATGCATCATATTAGTAGAAATATGTTTTTGCCTAATAATCTCGAGAGAGATATGGGAACAAGAGTTGAAGCCCTTTCGGGACACTTAGGTGATGCTGTTGCGGATGTTTATCCAGTTCAAACATTTGAGGGAAAGACAGTAATCGAAGGAGTCTATTAA
- a CDS encoding aldehyde dehydrogenase: MPSPDTLIPIDSIGPSGSYRTRRHTIVKDVRGVPTLRLSLIPRLFLWRSISAMHKAAPKSVEKRAEILAKAGEIFSTESIDGMSPDTYQRMVSRICGLPLYMARKSTEIIAESAIKAYQTSAFARPLAAVDDWRAPQTLDGGAVWVRRGNIFGVLASGNTPSVHSLWLEALALGYKVVVRPSQREPLTPYRLIRALHMAGFDTDQIMFLPTNHAEAEDIVEASDLSIVYGGDAMVQKYHNRPTVLTEGPGRSKILITEDAWQESMDMIIESVAGKGATNCINTTAIFVEGDPAPFAKALADRLAKMPSHPPDHDKAILPVQQLDQALALENLLHQRALGTKPILNEVVHDLGDGAAVLRPAVFLLNDPNASQTRVELPFPCVWVAPWSKDYGIPPLKDTLVLTAITRDEELIDSLLNEPSILNLYLGNTPTTFLEPGIPHDSYLGEFLMRTKGVARN, translated from the coding sequence ATGCCATCTCCTGATACTCTCATCCCGATTGACTCCATTGGCCCAAGTGGTTCCTACCGAACTCGCCGTCATACCATAGTCAAGGATGTTCGTGGCGTGCCTACTCTTCGCCTGAGCTTAATTCCTCGTCTATTCTTATGGCGCAGTATCTCAGCGATGCATAAAGCAGCACCGAAATCAGTGGAAAAAAGAGCTGAAATATTGGCGAAAGCGGGAGAAATATTTTCCACTGAATCTATCGATGGCATGTCTCCAGACACCTACCAACGCATGGTGAGCCGTATCTGCGGTTTACCTCTATATATGGCCCGTAAATCAACGGAAATAATAGCCGAATCTGCAATCAAAGCATATCAAACATCGGCATTTGCCCGTCCATTAGCTGCTGTCGACGATTGGAGAGCGCCCCAAACTTTAGATGGAGGAGCTGTGTGGGTTCGCAGAGGTAACATATTTGGTGTTCTTGCTTCAGGAAACACACCTAGTGTTCACTCACTTTGGCTTGAAGCATTGGCACTCGGGTATAAAGTAGTAGTTCGCCCTTCCCAACGCGAGCCACTAACTCCTTACCGATTAATTCGAGCTCTGCATATGGCAGGTTTTGACACTGATCAAATCATGTTTCTACCGACGAACCATGCAGAAGCTGAAGATATCGTCGAGGCATCCGATTTGTCTATAGTATATGGCGGTGATGCCATGGTTCAAAAATACCATAATCGCCCCACCGTACTAACTGAGGGCCCGGGACGATCCAAAATTCTTATCACGGAAGATGCCTGGCAAGAAAGCATGGATATGATCATCGAATCCGTTGCTGGAAAAGGCGCAACTAACTGTATTAATACCACGGCTATATTTGTCGAAGGCGACCCGGCTCCATTTGCAAAGGCTCTTGCCGACCGCTTAGCAAAAATGCCGAGCCACCCGCCAGATCATGATAAAGCGATTTTACCTGTACAGCAGCTGGATCAGGCATTAGCACTAGAAAATCTATTGCATCAACGTGCGCTTGGAACAAAGCCTATATTAAATGAAGTGGTTCATGATCTTGGAGACGGAGCTGCTGTCTTACGCCCAGCAGTCTTTCTTCTTAATGATCCAAACGCATCGCAAACAAGAGTTGAATTGCCCTTTCCTTGCGTATGGGTTGCACCTTGGTCAAAGGACTATGGAATACCTCCACTAAAAGATACCTTAGTTTTAACAGCGATTACTCGAGATGAAGAACTTATAGACAGTTTGCTCAATGAACCATCCATACTTAACCTTTATCTAGGAAATACACCAACTACTTTCCTGGAACCGGGTATTCCACATGATTCATATTTAGGTGAATTCCTGATGCGAACTAAAGGAGTAGCTCGGAATTGA
- the hpt gene encoding hypoxanthine phosphoribosyltransferase, with product MSFYLPDSVECNGEIFDVFITKEQIDARISLMGEQLDKDFDGKNPIFIGVLNGAFIFLADIMRNVTIECEVDFMKLSSYGDAKVSSGEVTELKEIDAKIKGKHIILVEDIIDTGLSMKYIVEKMKENEPASVSVITLLHKKDATVHDVNIDYVGFEIPTKFVLGYGLDYAQKGRNLAQIYAIREDK from the coding sequence ATGAGCTTTTATTTACCGGATTCTGTTGAGTGCAACGGGGAAATTTTTGATGTATTTATCACCAAAGAGCAGATAGATGCTAGGATTTCCTTAATGGGCGAGCAGCTAGATAAAGACTTTGATGGCAAGAACCCCATTTTTATTGGTGTACTGAACGGAGCATTTATCTTTCTGGCAGATATCATGCGCAATGTTACTATCGAATGCGAAGTCGATTTCATGAAATTGAGTAGTTACGGTGATGCTAAGGTGTCGTCAGGAGAAGTAACTGAGCTGAAAGAAATTGATGCAAAGATTAAAGGGAAGCATATCATACTTGTTGAAGATATAATCGATACTGGGCTTTCTATGAAGTACATAGTTGAAAAGATGAAAGAGAATGAACCAGCATCAGTGTCAGTGATTACATTATTGCATAAGAAGGATGCTACCGTTCATGATGTTAATATCGATTATGTAGGCTTTGAGATCCCAACAAAATTCGTTTTGGGTTACGGATTAGATTATGCCCAAAAGGGTAGAAACCTGGCTCAGATTTACGCCATAAGGGAAGACAAATAA
- the tilS gene encoding tRNA lysidine(34) synthetase TilS, with protein sequence MNKSVSKSIKQSLVNHLSSLKKKNPSFIIGVSGGADSMALLYLLSKVEAELFVVHINYGLRGEDSDLDQELVEGMCTEWNIECCSVRLESAHAKVENFQKWARDERYRIFRDIKAYQKADFIATAHHQDDQLETIFQKLLRGSGIGAWDGMQVVEKDIFRPLLRISKEEIYTFCEENAVPFREDVSNQENKYARNLLRNKVFEEFEEFFPGWRNNILELEERSKSYQAALDIVFEKVFNGSGIELDSYNMLDEVLKAEVLKKYILTLNEDVPLSKGQLLELKKIGDTQTGTSIELGECGHLYKEREQIFFKLSDLKQKDQSLIQKNEIEDGLVLNGFSFYFSSESKPGVLNLDADCLSWPVTIRNWRDGDSFNPLGMEGSQKVSDHLTNRKLPSSLRENARVLCGNDGVIYSVLFPEIASNGEFGTISEKVKYNSHTCSYLIIQQVV encoded by the coding sequence ATGAACAAATCCGTGTCCAAATCGATTAAACAAAGTTTAGTCAATCACCTTTCTTCATTAAAAAAGAAAAACCCCAGCTTCATTATAGGGGTTAGTGGAGGAGCTGATTCAATGGCTCTTTTGTATCTGCTTTCAAAAGTTGAAGCAGAGCTCTTTGTTGTACATATCAACTATGGATTAAGAGGCGAAGATTCAGACCTGGACCAGGAACTTGTTGAAGGAATGTGCACGGAATGGAACATTGAGTGTTGTTCTGTACGTCTAGAGTCGGCTCATGCAAAAGTGGAGAATTTTCAGAAATGGGCACGGGATGAACGCTATCGGATTTTCAGGGATATTAAAGCCTATCAGAAGGCCGATTTTATAGCAACTGCTCACCATCAAGACGATCAACTTGAGACTATTTTTCAAAAACTATTGAGAGGAAGCGGGATTGGTGCCTGGGATGGAATGCAAGTTGTTGAAAAGGATATTTTTCGACCTCTCTTAAGAATTAGCAAAGAAGAGATTTATACTTTTTGCGAAGAGAATGCGGTTCCTTTTAGAGAAGATGTAAGTAATCAAGAAAACAAATACGCTCGAAATCTTCTTAGAAATAAAGTGTTTGAAGAATTTGAAGAATTCTTCCCTGGATGGAGAAATAATATCCTGGAACTTGAAGAACGAAGTAAGTCCTATCAGGCTGCTCTTGATATAGTTTTTGAAAAAGTCTTCAATGGCTCAGGGATTGAGCTTGATTCATATAATATGTTGGATGAAGTGCTGAAGGCAGAAGTGCTAAAGAAATACATACTCACTTTGAATGAGGATGTACCACTTTCTAAAGGCCAATTACTGGAGCTTAAAAAAATAGGAGATACTCAAACAGGTACATCCATTGAGCTTGGTGAGTGCGGCCACTTATATAAAGAAAGAGAACAAATCTTTTTCAAACTTTCCGACCTAAAACAAAAAGATCAGAGTTTAATACAAAAAAATGAGATAGAAGATGGATTGGTATTAAATGGATTCAGTTTTTATTTCTCCTCAGAATCGAAGCCAGGGGTATTAAATCTTGACGCTGATTGTTTGAGTTGGCCAGTTACAATAAGAAATTGGCGAGATGGAGATTCCTTCAATCCCCTTGGTATGGAAGGTTCGCAGAAGGTTTCAGACCACTTGACAAATCGTAAACTTCCTTCATCATTGCGGGAAAACGCCCGGGTGCTTTGTGGTAATGATGGAGTCATTTATTCCGTTTTATTTCCTGAAATAGCTTCAAACGGAGAGTTTGGTACTATTTCGGAAAAAGTGAAATATAATTCGCATACTTGCAGCTATTTAATTATCCAACAAGTGGTATAA
- a CDS encoding biotin--[acetyl-CoA-carboxylase] ligase yields MFLTEQFEDQLATSWLGRSNFYFSELDSTNSYAKRMSRVDSLHGTLVIADSQTKGRGQYERAWESESECNLMFSLIFEPTNQHRLTILTLSCALAVADVCSDYAKTSFDIKWPNDVLIDGKKLCGLLTEAVFNGNVLDRVIVGIGININQREFEAELSDSAISLAQITDKEYSREQILARILTKIEYYYRLWETREIELVRTINKNMIGYGQWAKIFVNNDLREGTFKFLGVNEHGALVVLNKDLEVDTFSYEQIRVQID; encoded by the coding sequence TTGTTTTTAACCGAGCAATTTGAAGATCAATTAGCTACGTCCTGGTTAGGACGTAGCAATTTTTATTTCTCTGAATTGGATTCCACCAACTCATATGCTAAAAGAATGAGCAGGGTGGATAGCTTACATGGCACTTTAGTTATTGCTGATTCACAGACTAAAGGAAGAGGACAGTATGAACGCGCCTGGGAGTCAGAGTCAGAATGCAACTTGATGTTCAGTCTGATATTTGAGCCGACTAATCAACATAGATTAACGATACTAACTCTTTCATGTGCACTTGCTGTAGCGGATGTATGTAGCGATTATGCTAAAACTAGTTTTGATATAAAGTGGCCTAACGATGTTCTGATCGATGGGAAAAAGCTATGTGGTCTACTTACAGAGGCAGTATTCAATGGAAATGTGTTGGATAGAGTAATTGTTGGTATTGGGATTAATATAAATCAGCGTGAATTTGAAGCTGAATTAAGTGACTCTGCAATTTCACTTGCCCAAATAACAGATAAAGAATATTCAAGAGAGCAAATATTAGCCCGTATTCTAACGAAAATAGAATACTACTACCGGCTATGGGAAACCAGAGAAATCGAGTTAGTCCGCACGATCAATAAAAATATGATTGGGTATGGACAATGGGCAAAGATATTTGTGAACAACGACCTAAGAGAAGGGACTTTTAAATTTCTGGGTGTTAATGAACATGGTGCGTTAGTTGTATTGAATAAGGATCTTGAAGTGGATACTTTTTCGTATGAACAAATCCGTGTCCAAATCGATTAA
- a CDS encoding glycoside hydrolase: MLEKKFTPKRTVCKVTFTVPSEIVEKEVSLAGDFNDWDATAIKLEKKNGYYETELRLKPESEYRFKYLIDGETWENDYEADAYVANEFGTEDSLVTIGK, from the coding sequence ATGTTAGAAAAGAAATTTACCCCTAAGAGAACTGTATGTAAGGTAACATTTACTGTTCCTTCTGAGATTGTTGAAAAAGAAGTATCACTAGCCGGAGATTTTAACGACTGGGATGCTACCGCAATTAAACTTGAAAAGAAGAACGGATATTATGAAACTGAGCTTCGTCTGAAACCAGAATCAGAGTATCGGTTCAAGTATTTAATTGATGGCGAAACATGGGAAAACGACTATGAAGCCGATGCCTATGTTGCCAACGAATTTGGCACAGAAGATTCTCTGGTTACAATAGGAAAGTAA
- the ptsP gene encoding phosphoenolpyruvate--protein phosphotransferase, with translation MEKLATQEISIKGLPGSEGIAIGDVLVIDNKKRKVQPKKINSESILSHLKSFAKSKQLFLKELDTLSTNLDTKTAGILETQKHIVSDVEIEKRINASIEVEQYSVDYSIYKVFNEFIERLRESGSELFQQRIVDIENIRDRLIGLSCENRNALIVEKGTILIVKDISPTDLIHYFEQGIGGLVMDKGGITSHAAIIAQSLGIPCLVSTKDAVSSSGLSKKAILDANNGELILNPSSQTTSDYKTAQKKEKRLRNAVAVTSKPSTTKDGKDFTIRANIEFVQELKLAKKFNATGIGLLRTEALLFGGIANKSESEQDKFYEEVLSKSEGEVTIRLFDVGGDKLISHTHEEANPFLGWRGIRMLLDEGEMFKSQLRSILKTAGKYPGRIKILVPMISFVEEIEEVRTELNILQDELKNQGFTVDEGVQLGVMIEVPSAALMADHIAKKVDFLSIGTNDLTQYTLAVDRGNERICSMYQHYHPAVWKLIQTSYDAAVNNGIQISVCGELAGDEIGAACLLGLGINDLSMSPSSIPKIKGLLIQRSQEELHKFSKAVLNCSTSEEVRELYRAWD, from the coding sequence ATGGAAAAGTTAGCGACTCAAGAAATATCGATAAAAGGTCTTCCGGGTAGCGAAGGTATAGCAATTGGAGATGTTCTTGTTATTGACAACAAGAAGAGAAAGGTTCAGCCAAAAAAGATTAATTCGGAATCAATTCTTAGTCATCTTAAAAGCTTTGCGAAATCAAAGCAGCTATTTCTTAAAGAACTTGACACCCTCTCAACAAATCTTGATACAAAAACAGCGGGTATTTTAGAAACCCAAAAGCATATTGTTTCTGATGTTGAAATTGAAAAACGAATTAATGCTTCTATCGAAGTGGAGCAATACTCCGTTGATTATTCCATTTATAAGGTGTTTAACGAATTTATTGAGCGATTAAGAGAGAGCGGCTCCGAATTATTTCAGCAGCGTATTGTAGATATAGAAAATATTAGGGACCGCTTAATTGGGTTGTCCTGCGAAAATAGAAACGCTCTTATTGTTGAGAAGGGGACAATACTCATAGTGAAAGATATTAGTCCAACCGACCTGATACATTATTTCGAACAGGGAATAGGTGGATTGGTTATGGATAAAGGAGGAATAACTTCACATGCAGCTATTATTGCTCAGTCACTCGGAATACCATGTTTAGTAAGCACTAAAGATGCCGTTTCTTCTTCGGGTTTATCAAAGAAAGCAATACTTGATGCAAATAACGGAGAGCTTATACTTAATCCCTCATCTCAAACTACATCAGACTACAAAACAGCTCAAAAAAAAGAGAAAAGGCTGAGGAATGCCGTTGCGGTTACAAGTAAGCCTTCAACAACAAAGGATGGTAAAGATTTTACGATTAGAGCAAATATTGAATTTGTTCAGGAGTTAAAACTGGCCAAAAAATTTAATGCAACTGGTATCGGGCTACTCAGAACTGAGGCATTATTGTTTGGGGGAATTGCCAATAAAAGTGAATCTGAGCAGGATAAGTTTTATGAAGAGGTGCTCTCAAAAAGTGAAGGGGAAGTAACTATACGTCTATTTGACGTTGGGGGCGATAAGTTAATTTCTCATACACACGAAGAGGCAAACCCGTTTTTAGGTTGGAGAGGCATTCGAATGCTACTTGATGAAGGGGAGATGTTTAAAAGTCAGCTCCGATCTATTCTTAAAACTGCAGGTAAATACCCAGGTAGGATTAAGATTCTGGTTCCAATGATAAGCTTTGTAGAAGAAATCGAAGAAGTAAGAACTGAGCTCAATATTTTACAGGATGAGTTGAAAAATCAGGGTTTTACTGTTGATGAAGGTGTTCAGCTTGGGGTTATGATTGAGGTTCCAAGTGCTGCTTTAATGGCTGATCATATAGCAAAAAAAGTAGATTTTTTAAGTATTGGTACAAATGATCTTACTCAATATACATTAGCTGTAGATAGAGGTAATGAACGCATTTGCTCGATGTATCAACATTATCATCCGGCTGTTTGGAAGCTTATACAAACTTCTTACGATGCCGCAGTAAACAATGGTATTCAAATCAGTGTATGTGGTGAATTAGCTGGAGACGAAATAGGCGCTGCTTGTTTACTAGGGCTTGGGATTAACGATTTGAGTATGTCTCCTTCATCTATACCAAAAATTAAAGGTCTGCTTATTCAGCGTTCTCAAGAGGAGCTCCATAAATTTTCGAAAGCAGTGCTCAACTGTTCTACCAGTGAAGAGGTTAGAGAGTTATATCGAGCCTGGGATTAA
- a CDS encoding HPr family phosphocarrier protein: MTKKKVTILNSSGLHARPSAALVKLASKFESEFYIHMYGYRINGKSILGVMTLAAEQGAELEFEVNGPDEEEAMESITELVNNKFGMHDE, from the coding sequence ATGACAAAGAAAAAAGTGACCATTTTAAATAGTTCAGGCTTGCATGCACGGCCTTCAGCGGCGCTTGTAAAACTAGCCAGCAAGTTTGAATCTGAATTCTATATTCATATGTACGGATACAGAATCAACGGAAAAAGTATTCTTGGGGTGATGACATTAGCCGCGGAACAAGGAGCAGAACTGGAATTTGAAGTTAATGGTCCTGACGAGGAAGAAGCCATGGAAAGTATTACTGAATTGGTAAATAATAAATTTGGTATGCACGATGAGTAA
- the gatC gene encoding Asp-tRNA(Asn)/Glu-tRNA(Gln) amidotransferase subunit GatC, producing MSVTEKDVRYVANLARLQLSEEEVKSLAGDMNKILGYMELLNELDTTEVEPLEHVIEMESRLRKDETKHPLSHEDALKNAPDADSDYFRVPKVIE from the coding sequence ATGTCTGTTACTGAAAAAGATGTTCGATATGTAGCCAATTTAGCTCGACTTCAATTGTCTGAAGAAGAAGTTAAAAGTCTAGCCGGAGACATGAATAAAATTCTTGGTTATATGGAGCTACTTAATGAATTAGATACTACTGAAGTAGAACCATTAGAGCATGTTATTGAAATGGAAAGCCGTTTAAGAAAAGATGAAACCAAGCACCCTCTTTCACATGAAGACGCATTAAAGAATGCTCCCGATGCCGACTCTGATTATTTCCGTGTTCCAAAAGTAATTGAATAA